Proteins from a genomic interval of Alosa alosa isolate M-15738 ecotype Scorff River chromosome 8, AALO_Geno_1.1, whole genome shotgun sequence:
- the LOC125299030 gene encoding uncharacterized protein LOC125299030 produces the protein MAIMEGNHTVLHLYEPIRERTWVSQCPPTRKGQSSSQRVIPSQKDQRVICQNLKKGESERGSQNGPTEEVLSSCENSKEAGTVVEVPWLANLLALCADCQDPVAMGNHHGAKHLHSPEEDWETGRQQPQREGLGCGSCSGGDGSPQLTHSLSNSAAVTFSADVVSSPRTWAQGRRLKKLWAMNSVHVEETLQSLVKQRLDPAAEFCTGGPLLDPAAEFCTCGPLLDPAAEFCAGGPLRDTAAEEEEYNCPEIPGMSSGMGKDLNSTAENAEPNLTDGQPALDNWSALEDEPIAEASKLCLRRKDSDYDNELYLCLLDNVFDTTPSPAEQEMHPVPHAAETVTQAEEWMRVERSLSPPTQFQVNEAELKDAVLRVAAKMEEVESIIQRVSLTSADWTRDRGSLHSTSASSGSLHRGRDVPRLRTRRRKTPPSACRSSEPWEKS, from the coding sequence ATGGCTATCATGGAAGGAAACCATACTGTCCTTCATCTTTATGAACCAATCAGAGAGAGGACGTGGGTTAGCCAGTGCCCGCCTACGCGTAAAGGTCAAAGCTCCTCCCAGCGAGTCATCCCTTCCCAGAAGGATCAGCGAGTGATTTGCCAAAATTTAAAGAAGGGGGAGTCCGAAAGAGGAAGTCAGAATGGGCCAACTGAGGAGGTCCTGTCCAGCTGCGAGAACTCAAAGGAGGCGGGCACAGTGGTGGAAGTACCTTGGCTGGCCAACCTGTTGGCTCTGTGCGCCGACTGCCAGGATCCGGTTGCCATGGGGAACCACCATGGCGCCAAACATTTGCACTCCCCCGAGGAGGACTGGGAGACTGGCCGACAGCAGCCCCAAAGGGAAGGACTGGGCTGTGGTAGCTGCAGTGGTGGGGACGGCAGCCCGCAACTAACTCACAGCCTCTCTAACAGCGCCGCCGTCACCTTCTCCGCCGATGTCGTCTCGAGCCCCAGGACCTGGGCGCAGGGCCGCAGGCTGAAGAAACTGTGGGCGATGAACTCCGTGCATGTGGAGGAGACCCTGCAGAGCCTGGTCAAGCAGAGGCTCGACCCAGCCGCTGAGTTCTGCACAGGCGGACCCTTGCTCGACCCAGCCGCTGAGTTCTGCACATGCGGGCCCTTGCTCGACCCAGCCGCTGAGTTCTGCGCAGGCGGACCCTTGCGGGACACAgcagctgaggaggaggagtacaacTGCCCGGAGATTCCCGGGATGTCCAGCGGGATGGGAAAAGATCTCAACTCGACAGCTGAAAACGCGGAGCCTAATCTCACAGACGGCCAGCCTGCTTTAGACAACTGGAGCGCTTTAGAAGACGAGCCCATTGCTGAGGCATCTAAGTTATGTTTGCGCCGCAAGGACTCAGATTATGACAACGAACTGTACCTCTGTTTGCTTGACAATGTGTTCGACACCACACCTTCGCCAGCAGAGCAAGAGATGCATCCAGTCCCACATGCAGCAGAAACGGTCACTCAGGCCGAAGAGTGGATGAGGGTGGAGAGATCTCTGTCTCCCCCGACTCAGTTCCAGGTCAACGAGGCCGAGCTGAAGGATGCCGTACTGAGGGTCGCCGCCaagatggaggaggtggagagcaTCATACAAAGGGTCAGCCTGACCAGCGCCGACTGGACCAGAGACAGAGGCAGTTTGCACTCCACCTCTGCCTCATCTGGGTCCCTGCACAGAGGTAGAGATGTGCCGAGGCTTCGGACACGTCGAAGGAAGACCCCGCCGTCCGCGTGCAGGAGCTCCGAGCCCTGGGAGAAGAGCTGA